GCCGGATGTCCAGCCGAAAATGTTTTGATACCAAGAGAATATTCCTAGTGTTAACAAAGCTATTAACAAGCTGGCACGAATTCGTTTAAAATAAAGCAATCCAAGCATAATGATGCCTGTGCTAAGTGTAGCAACTATTAAAGTAAATAAGAGTAATTCCGTGCTACTAAATGAGAACTCAGTACTGTTATGAAAATATAATTCTAAAGGAGCAAAAAAAACTATGGTGCTAACAAAAAAGATACTGACTAAAATATTTTCAATAAACTTTTTAGTTTCGGTATTAATTTTTAGCATGTCGTTTCATTAAGTATATAGTACGTTCAGAGTGGCTGACTTTTTGGTTTTTTTGAATCGAAAAATAATTGCCAAAGCTTTCTTCAAAAGCTGATTTGGTATAATTAGCAAAAATATCTTCTCGAGTCTTTAAAAGATACTGCACTTTCGAATCTGTTTTTGGCACAAATTCAATGATTAAGTTTTCTCCTAATTGACTAAAGTAGTGTGCTATTTTCTCAAAGGGCACATTATTAGAAATTGCTAAATGGTGAATAATAGCTAAAGCTAATAATGTATGAGCTGGACCACGAGCAGTAAGTGATTCTCGCTCTTCATTTCCCCAACCAATTGCCGGACTAGGATTGGTTAAATCTAGGACTAAGGGTAATAGATTAATTTCTTTTTTAGATTTTAACTGCTGATAATTTTGTTCCACGGCTAAAGGATCAATATCAAATGAAATAGTCGGTATATTCTTATCACTGGCTAACCTGCTAAAATGGCCATCATTTCCACCAAGATCCCATAGTGACGTCGGTTGCAACTGGTTTATATATTGGGCAACAATACGTTTTTTATCTTCAATACTCTCATCACTGTAATTAGTGCGATCATAATAATCTATCCATTCGGTATTCTGTTTATGTGGAGTAAGTTTTTTGATGGTTGAGGTTAGGCTATCTAGTAAACTCAACATCTGAAACTTGCTCATTTTTGCTGGTTGATTATTAGTGTCCTTTCTTTCATAGTGCTTTTGACTTTTTGCATGTAGGTGGATGTGCATGAGAGTTGAAAACTTCC
This is a stretch of genomic DNA from Candidatus Abawacabacteria bacterium. It encodes these proteins:
- a CDS encoding SAM-dependent methyltransferase translates to MSSNDNQLGSSFRDPSGFIFKSKGKIFRQINKSYQKHYDLLISSGLFAKLVNQKQLIAHNEVDASIDAYKIIEPEQIPFISYPYEWCFGQLKDAALLTLSIQKDALEHGMTLKDASSYNIQFLQGAPILIDTLSFESYQEGHPWQAYRQFCQHFLAPLALMHYSNIHAGRLSAIWLDGIPLEVAASFLPWKTKWKFSTLMHIHLHAKSQKHYERKDTNNQPAKMSKFQMLSLLDSLTSTIKKLTPHKQNTEWIDYYDRTNYSDESIEDKKRIVAQYINQLQPTSLWDLGGNDGHFSRLASDKNIPTISFDIDPLAVEQNYQQLKSKKEINLLPLVLDLTNPSPAIGWGNEERESLTARGPAHTLLALAIIHHLAISNNVPFEKIAHYFSQLGENLIIEFVPKTDSKVQYLLKTREDIFANYTKSAFEESFGNYFSIQKNQKVSHSERTIYLMKRHAKN